In Halobaculum rubrum, the following are encoded in one genomic region:
- a CDS encoding ABC transporter ATP-binding protein, whose translation MAGRDGADTDDADPNEGTTRPVIAGHDVVKEYVTGGETVRALRGIDFRVDPGEFVAIVGPSGSGKSTLLNMLGLLDVPTSGLVELDGVDVETFGDAERTRKRKETIGFVFQSFHLIPTLTAVENVEVPRLLDRTPRKTRDAAADLLERVGLGDRLTHYPDELSGGQKQRVAIARALVNEPRLLLADEPTGNLDRDTGDQILAEFDAITDEGVAVVTVTHDDYVAQSADRVVNLIDGTVREDEEAVTG comes from the coding sequence ATGGCGGGACGCGACGGTGCCGACACCGACGACGCGGATCCTAATGAGGGGACGACCCGCCCGGTCATCGCCGGCCACGACGTGGTGAAAGAGTACGTCACCGGCGGCGAGACGGTGCGTGCGCTGCGCGGCATCGACTTCCGGGTCGACCCCGGCGAGTTCGTCGCGATCGTCGGTCCCTCGGGGTCGGGCAAGTCCACACTCCTGAACATGCTCGGCCTGCTCGACGTGCCGACGAGCGGGCTCGTCGAGTTGGACGGGGTCGACGTGGAGACGTTCGGCGACGCCGAGCGCACCCGCAAGCGCAAGGAGACCATCGGCTTCGTGTTTCAGAGCTTCCACCTCATCCCGACGCTGACGGCCGTAGAGAACGTCGAGGTGCCCCGCCTGCTCGACCGCACACCCCGGAAGACCCGCGACGCCGCGGCCGACCTCCTCGAACGGGTGGGCTTGGGCGACCGGCTCACACACTATCCCGACGAGCTGTCGGGCGGGCAGAAACAGCGCGTCGCCATCGCCCGCGCGCTCGTGAACGAGCCCCGGCTCCTGCTGGCGGACGAGCCGACGGGCAACCTCGACCGGGATACCGGCGATCAGATCCTCGCGGAGTTCGACGCGATCACCGACGAGGGCGTCGCGGTCGTCACCGTCACCCACGACGACTACGTCGCACAGTCCGCCGACCGCGTCGTCAACCTCATCGACGGCACCGTCCGCGAGGACGAGGAGGCGGTCACCGGATGA